From Juglans regia cultivar Chandler chromosome 6, Walnut 2.0, whole genome shotgun sequence, the proteins below share one genomic window:
- the LOC109015698 gene encoding uncharacterized protein LOC109015698, protein MASSAGAAAEGLLRCVYEGCIAGCDTEIERRPYHRNCGCALHDKSRKGSSNAALISKCCKKNVSYPIRRSWSEGSLLLHAASNSSNHSSPSSSPAHVVGAAAGKPANNHHQSSLCDRNEDQDEYVLFKI, encoded by the coding sequence ATGGCCAGTAGTGCCGGAGCCGCGGCGGAGGGattattgagatgtgtttacGAGGGTTGTATTGCAGGTTGTGACACAGAGATTGAGCGCCGGCCTTATCATCGGAATTGTGGCTGTGCACTCCACGATAAGTCCCGTAAAGGTAGCTCCAATGCTGCATTGATCTCCAAGTGCTGCAAAAAGAACGTATCCTACCCCATCAGGAGGTCCTGGAGTGAGGGCTCCTTGCTCTTGCACGCAGCTTCTAATTCTTCTAACCATTCCTCGCCGTCTTCTTCACCAGCTCATGTGGTGGGGGCTGCTGCAGGGAAGCCAGCTAATAATCATCATCAGTCGAGTTTGTGTGATCGTAATGAAGATCAGGACGAGTATGTTCTATTCAAGATCTGA
- the LOC109015699 gene encoding transmembrane 9 superfamily member 11-like, translating to MGVFNQLRIWVLTICLVFQSGYGFYLPGSYPHKYGVGDDLWVKVNSLTSIDTEMPFSYYSLPFCTPDGGIKDSAENLGELLMGDRIENSPYRFNMYKNETEIFLCKSDPLSAEKFNILKDRIDEMYQVNLILDNLPAIRYTTKKEGYVLWWTGYPVGVKLQDVYYIFNHLKFNVLVHKYDETNVARVMGTGDAPDMIPSVGKTESNVPGYMVVGFEVIPCSVTHNVDSVKNLKKYGKYPTAVKCDPNTVSMPIKEGQPIVFTYEVTFEESDIKWPSRWDAYLKMEGSKVHWFSILNSLMVITFLAGIVLVIFLRTVRRDLTRYEELDKEAQAQMNEELSGWKLVVGDVFRTPTNPSLLCIMVGDGVQILGMAVVTILFAALGFMSPASRGTLVTGMLFFYMILGIAAGYVAVRLWRTIGGGDHNGWVSVSWKAACFFPGIAFLILTTLNFLLWGSHSTGAIPFSLFVILLLLWFCISVPLTLVGGYFGAKASPIEFPVRTNQIPREIPAQKYPSWLLVLGAGTLPFGTLFIELFFIMSSIWLGRVYYVFGFLFIVLILLVVVCAEVSLVLTYMHLCVEDWKWWWKSFFASGSVAIYIFLYSVNYLVFDLKSLSGPVSATLYLGYSLFMVVAIMLATGTVGFLSSFWFVHYLFSSVKLD from the coding sequence ATGGGGGTTTTCAATCAACTTAGAATCTGGGTATTGACCATCTGCTTGGTTTTCCAATCCGGGTATGGGTTTTACCTCCCGGGTAGTTACCCTCACAAATACGGTGTCGGTGACGATTTATGGGTGAAAGTGAATTCCCTTACTTCCATCGATACGGAAATGCCCTTTAGCTATTACAGTTTGCCGTTTTGTACGCCCGATGGGGGTATCAAGGACAGTGCTGAGAATCTTGGCGAGCTTCTAATGGGGGATCGGATTGAAAACTCTCCGTATCGGTTCAATATGTACAAGAATGAGACTGAGATCTTTTTGTGCAAGTCCGATCCATTATCGGCTGAAAAGTTTAACATTTTGAAGGATAGAATTGATGAGATGTATCAGGTTAATTTGATTCTTGATAATTTGCCTGCAATTCGGTATACTACAAAGAAGGAGGGTTATGTTTTGTGGTGGACAGGGTACCCTGTTGGAGTTAAGCTTCAAGAtgtttactatatatttaaCCATTTGAAGTTTAATGTACTCGTTCATAAGTATGATGAGACCAATGTAGCACGTGTAATGGGGACTGGTGATGCACCTGATATGATCCCATCAGTTGGGAAGACGGAATCCAATGTGCCCGGGTACATGGTTGTTGGATTTGAGGTGATACCTTGCAGTGTTACGCATAATGTTGATTCAgtgaagaatttgaaaaaatatggcAAGTACCCCACTGCTGTGAAATGTGATCCCAACACTGTGTCTATGCCAATCAAGGAAGGGCAGCCAATTGTCTTCACGTATGAGGTCACGTTTGAGGAGAGTGACATTAAGTGGCCGTCACGTTGGGATGCTTATTTGAAGATGGAGGGATCGAAAGTCCATTGGTTCTCCATTTTGAATTCTCTAATGGTGATCACCTTCCTTGCTGGTATTGTTCTCGTCATTTTCCTGAGGACTGTTAGGCGGGATCTGACCCGTTATGAGGAGCTTGACAAGGAGGCACAAGCACAGATGAATGAGGAGCTATCTGGATGGAAGCTTGTTGTGGGGGATGTTTTCCGTACCCCAACCAATCCTTCCCTTTTGTGTATCATGGTTGGAGATGGGGTTCAGATTCTTGGAATGGCTGTTGTTACAATATTGTTTGCAGCTCTTGGATTCATGTCACCAGCATCACGTGGAACACTTGTTACAGGTATGCTATTTTTCTATATGATACTTGGTATTGCAGCTGGTTATGTTGCTGTTCGTCTGTGGAGGACAATTGGCGGTGGCGATCACAACGGATGGGTTTCAGTCTCATGGAAAGCTGCTTGTTTCTTCCCTGGTATTGCCTTTTTGATCCTCACGACTTTGAATTTCCTCTTGTGGGGAAGTCACAGCACAGGAGCCattccattttctctttttgtcaTCCTGCTTCTCCTCTGGTTCTGCATCTCAGTACCACTTACCTTAGTTGGCGGATACTTTGGAGCAAAGGCATCTCCTATTGAATTCCCTGTTCGAACGAACCAGATTCCTCGGGAAATACCAGCTCAGAAATATCCTTCTTGGTTACTTGTTCTAGGCGCTGGCACACTTCCTTTTGGCACCCTTTTCATTGAGCTCTTCTTTATAATGTCTAGCATTTGGTTGGGCCGTGTATACTATGTCTTCGGGTTCCTCTTTATTGTTTTGATTCTCCTCGTGGTGGTTTGTGCTGAAGTATCTTTGGTTTTGACCTACATGCATCTCTGTGTGGAGGACTGGAAATGGTGGTGGAAGTCATTTTTTGCTTCTGGTTCTGTTGCCATATACATCTTCTTGTACTCTGTTAACTATCTTGTATTCGACCTGAAGAGTTTGAGTGGACCTGTCTCAGCCACTCTTTATTTGGGATATTCACTCTTCATGGTTGTAGCAATCATGCTGGCAACGGGCACAGTCGGGTTCCTTTCGTCATTCTGGTTCGTGCATTACTTGTTCTCTTCGGTGAAGCTGGATTGA
- the LOC108983161 gene encoding uncharacterized protein LOC108983161, with protein sequence MASSTGAAAEGLLRCVYEGCIAGCDTGIERRPYHRNCACALHNKSRKAGSSNAAYSAWCCKKNVSYPIRRSWSERSLALQSASSSSHSSSPSSSPAPVVPVGAAAERREASSSVEFV encoded by the coding sequence ATGGCCAGTAGTACCGGAGCCGCGGCGGAGGGACTGTTGAGATGTGTGTACGAGGGTTGCATTGCAGGCTGTGACACTGGGATTGAGCGCCGGCCTTACCATCGGAATTGTGCATGTGCCCTCCACAATAAGTCGCGTAAAGCTGGTAGCTCCAATGCTGCATACTCGGCCTGGTGCTGCAAAAAGAACGTATCCTACCCCATCAGGAGGTCCTGGAGTGAAAGATCCTTGGCCTTGCAATCAGCTTCTTCTTCTAGTCATTCAAGTTCGCCTTCTTCTTCACCAGCGCCTGTGGTGCCGGTGGGGGCTGCCGCAGAACGCAGGGAGGCCTCATCATCGGTCGAGTTTGTGTGA